The DNA region CGTGGTAAGTCACCAATCTACCCTTTACCCTATAGCCCAATACTGCCACCCATGGTAAGTCACCAATCTACACTGTACCCTATACTTCAAAATCTACATGCCACAGAAGAAAGTATCCTTAAATATTTCAAGTTATGTCgtatttaaatcaataaaatttacaatgatttctttatatatagATGCTATCTTTAAGTAACTTGATTCCACAGAACAATAGAACGTATGATTTCGGAatgccattttgtatttttttactGACATTGTGGAATTTGTAGTTGACTGCTCGGAGGCGCGAGGAAATGCAGGAATACAAACGTCAGGCCATGCGACATGATTATCAGCGTAAGACACGTCAGCGAGAACAGATGAACATGCGCCTAAACTCTCTTGTCAAGGATGTAGAGGTATGTAACTGTATCACTaatgcatgttttatatatatgtgatttaagcttataaagtttttttcttaaaattgaaatttaaaaaaggcAGAATAGGTGGATATGGAGAATAAAAATGTTGTACTCAGTTTTTATATGCTTAAAGTGAATATGGAGTGAATGCTTAAAGTGAATATGGAGTGAATGTATCCGgcataatttcttatgaaatagaaaaataaaatccccCGTCAAAACCTCTCTGCATGCAAAGAATAGTttaggaatcctaaaatgtcctcccgaCTGACTAGGTCcgggttacatttccacgcatcctcgctttcaaagagttatttcaatggtcagaactgggcaactaaagcagaacttgaccgtcgttctaatatgtgagaacttttggaaggctaaTGAACGCacttagactggttttctttgcccgactattcactttaatgataTGTAAAAGGAAGTAAAAATGGTGCAATTAGGGGCACTGCAGTTTTCCATTCCGTATTCAACAACATTTTATATGAAACTTCAATCTAGGTACATTGGCTCACCATGATGACAACATATATGTCGTGTAACAAATATTTAAGTAGGTCACTATGACAGAACTTTTACTTTTCATCCACACAAAAAAGAGCTTGACGGGGATCCCTGCCATTTCAATGGAATTTCTACTCTGGggctaataattataaatgtgaCACCATGTATGATAAGCCCAGAGTAGGCCTTTCTGATCgtaacatagatatatatatggtattgaGTTTTGACATTTGATCTAAGGAAACAAGTTTTCCAGGATCATTAAATACATGCCTGCATATGACAGTTTACTTACCCAATTATTGTGTAAGTTCTGTTTATGTCATTTGTTAAACCTACAAATATTAATGCAGTTTGAATTCAGAGTAATAAATGTAGTGTTCCTTTCTAGTAATATTATGATAGTTTGTTGAAATGTATGACACTGACCTATTATACATTTTCAGAAAAGTTATTCGTTAAAGTCTCGAGTGAGCCTCCCTCGTACTGTCGGTCTATCCAAACTACTTGTAGGTGAAATCGAACCTATATCAGACCTATATATCTGTAGAATTTTGGTGTGCAGTTTTCTGTTTTGGGGTTTTGTCATATGCTTTTATCATGTAATAACTATTATTTTTCTGCTGTGTTTGAAGTCCAACTGTTTTCTGTAGAAATGATTCTTCTTTTCCATAAGAATATTAAATCCATAGGatacttgtttttattttgaaagatatatatatatacagataagagaaaatgtattgaaattcattcaatgaaaatatttcttattCTGAGTTTAACATCATTAACGAAATCATGTAGTTTAAGATAAGCTCTTAACTTTTAAGATAGCTTGTGATTATAATTGAACCTCTTTACTGCTATAAGGTGAAGGATTATGAATATCTAGCATTTCCTGCACAATTAAATATTATCTTATTATATCGTACACCCTATAATACctatttagtacatcacatgataattactaggaagtcatggtctattttgcgacagctacctgtccttcttgactacgggagactatacctgactaccggaactataccaaagtatattCCCCCGGGAATGAGCACGCAAACaaaaatgtgacgtcataatgaatgtcatgtgatgtactaaatctattagggccctttccctcgggaacagttcgcctatagtgttgtctggtgaggtatagtcccctcgtCTTCGACTCAGGGACTATATCTCGctagacaacactataggagaacagtttCCTCTGGAAAGGGCTATAATAGAATAATATTATGTAAGTTTAGCACTATGTGTTAAGTAGTAACTGCCATAGAGGACTGTAAAACCTTTGTGATtttataactttgtttatcatAATCTAGAGGCTTCTGTACTAACTGTGTGACTCATCTTAAATCGTTGTTTGTGATTGAATTATCAAAGTCTAAAATTGAGTAAATTTCATGctactatatctatatatagcgGTTAAATTTTGTTGGTTGTTTATTTTCGCCATTCTTGTGTTTTTCGCTGAAATCCACAAATTCTGACCATCAGCAAGATATTTAGAAATTCATTGATGTACCTGTAAgatcaattataatttaaagaatttatatGAATAGGTGAACCATGACATTAGCTTCCATGAATATGCCTCATATAAGGAAATGCGAAATATTGACCCCGGGGATTTAAAGTGTTATATACAGTAATGTAAAGGTTTTGTGTTGTGAAGTGTAACACCATAGGATATTGCTATGGTTGTTGTTCAATTGTTATTTGTTACTGATATACCAATATTGAATCctatatcaaatatttgaaaataatattgcgGTTTTCCTCTTTATGTGAAAATCTTGTTGTGatcattttgtttcagtttaTTTCCCTATTTGGGTGTGGATAAAACTTATCTATAGTTGGGTTGCAGAACAGCTATATTGTATTACAAGTTTGAAGATGAGATAATTGAATTGTATCTTAGAGGTATCACACAGAGAtggtaatattttgattttgtttacattcatcAGCTGTTGACTATTGTTTCTTGTCCATTTTCAGGAAAAGAAAGCATCAAGATGGACAGACTTGAAACAGACTGAGGAACAAGAAGTTCCTACAAGGGATATAACTCCAAAAACCCAACTGGGTAAAAAATCAACATCAGCTAATTTAGACAATAATCCTACAAAACAAAAGGTTGAAAGGTCAAGCCGTCCAGTGGAGGTCAAATCTCGGATTAATTCAACAGCACGGAGACGCCATCGATCCGGATCACAAGGATCTGATGACGAAGTGAAAAGTGAAATGACAGTATTAAAGAAGACACATACAAGTAGACGAAGGACAAACTCGGAAGGAGAGAAAGACAATCCTAAAAGTGAgccaataaaaacaaaacaaaaacatagaaTTCCAATACCAGACAAAAAGCCTAAAACCAGTGGTGTGGCTCCGAAAGCTAAGGTATCCACAACTCGCGGAAACAGCATTGAGTCCTTAAGAAGATCAAGTTCATTATCTTCCTTGCCAAATTTAGCCAAAATCCAAGGAGTGAATGCAATAGCCATACCGAAACCTCCTTCATCTCAGATGACAGAACAACAACAGATAAGACAGCTGTCACTTCGACATTACTCTAGCTCTCAGCCTGATCTACGCACCcttagtgctgaaaatatcagtTTCTCACCACCAACTAAACGTTCTCACAGCAAGGATGACATCAGTAATCTGGACAGTGTAAGTTCAGTGTCAATATCGCGAGACCACAGTATGTCAAATCCAGATTTACATCGATCATCATCCACCTCTGACATCCAGAAGGATACAGTTGGTAAAATATCTGACAGAGATCCCATACAAACATCTGGTAAAAATCAGGAACAGAGAAAAGTGTCAAGTGAAATAGTTGATAGTAAAAAACAGAATATTAGTGCCAAAACAAAAGTGAATACAGACTCTGAACTAGTCAAACAGGTTCAGGTTTCTAAGAAACAAACACAGAACAGTTTATTGACAAGGTCCAGAAATACAAGGACATCTGCAAATTCTGAAACTTCAGAGAGTGGGACAGCAAGTTCAGACTTTCCGTCATTAGAAGGGTGTAACTCTCTTCCTCATGAGATTGATGGGTTACGTTTCACCTCTGTGCGTCAACAACACATAGGTCACACATTGGACAAATTATCTAAAGTGTTAAACATGGAGGAGACTCTAAGTACCCTCAACTCGACATCTAGTAATGAGATTCAGGAGAATATTGCTCGCCTTCGACAATCTGCTCAGTCCTCACAAGTTGCTGCTTCCACACAGTCCTCAGTTCAAAGTCAGAGTTTTGAGCGCACGGGAGGCCGGCGAAGTAACGCTTCCCCACAATCTGCTATACCGAACACTGCGGAAACACCATCACCGAAAACCTCGGACTCCACAGCACCTGCCTCCACCCCCAGCTCAGCGGAACAGTCATTTGGAAGTAACACCAGTGGCAGCAGTAACACTAGTCAGTCTAATGTTGGGGCCACTTCAGCGTCAATGATGAGCTCCTCCAGCTCTGTAACAGGAAGTCAGTCTGGTGGGGCGCCAAGTCGTAGGATGAGTCCTAAGGGATTGAAAAATACCGTCCATTTTGCTCCTTTGGTGACAGAGATAAGTACAAGTGCTAGTCAGTCCTTGGAGGATAAAATATCAGTACGGAAACTGGACATCACTCCCACTAATAGTATACAGTTTGATTCTGGTGGTCAGGGTGGCCGGACTGGTCAAACTGGACAGGACAGGAAAGGGTCGGCCAAGAACCAAACATCAGACAGTGGAACTGTACCTCCAACTGTACATGTTACCATTCCTTCCTCAGAATCCATGCTAAGTAAAGTGGCTCTGAGTCCTGAAACAGATTCACCACAGACTCCAGTGGACTGCCTGGCCAATAACATGCCATTTGAAACCTACGGACAGCATATGGATGGGGATGTGAATACATCAGACAAGGAAAACACTCGACCACAGGGAAGATTAGAAATTTCTGATAGGTACACAACTGGAGGTACCAGGGCACCTGTTGATCAGCTGCTGGTAAAGTCACAAAACTCGGATGATGGCTCCCAAACTAGTACATTAAAGGGAAGTCAAGATCTTCTTGGGGAACGGACATCTACTAGACAGGAAACTGACTTCCAGGCCCAACAAGGAAGACCACCCAATGTTAACCCTGCCCAACAATCAAGTGCCATGAATATAAATCCACGAATAGCTGCCCAGTCACAGCCTAAACTGATGGGGAGAAGTGTCGCAGATTCACTTCAATCTACTCAGGAATCCAGTCGTCCAACAATCAGAGGCAATATGCCTATCAACATCAGTGGAAAGGTGTCTCATGTATCACAGAAGGTTTATGACCTTCAGCAAAACACCCAGAAGGATTTGGTTAAACCAGTTCCCTATCAGCAAGCTCCACCCATACTTACTCATCCTGTAGCCCACCAACATTCTTGTTCTCAAAGTCAAGCTCCAAACCCTAAAACTTCTGACCGTGCTAGTAACGGGGGACTTCAACGTAAACTCAATATGGATGCCGGTACTAATTTTATTCCTCCTAAATCTACAACTGGTGACTCCGATGGAGAAAGGGAAGCAAAAGCTGAACACATTCAAAAATATCTGAACCATGTGCAACGCCACTCACTTGAATCTGATGGTGATTCCACCGACGCTTCCAAGCCTTCTAATGTGAAAAAGAGCTCTCCTAATTCACCATTTGATATTCGCTCAACCATCCAGTCGTTCACTTCTAGTCTGCAGTCATTGAGTCAGACAGATGAGGAGGAGTTACTAAGGATACAGGCGGAACACTTTGACAAGTTACGGCGACATCTGATTGAGCAACAGAAACAACAACTAGAGGAGTTGTTTGTTCACCAGCGACGGGAACAAATGGTGTTACAAACggatattgaaaaatatcaaaatcagcTGCAGGAACAAGAGGACTTCCTCGCTAAAAACTCATCCAGTTTCAACAGTAGTCAgcaggtaggtcaaggtcaaagttaTAGATGTTAGTATGATTTCCTGACCTAACTTTGTTCTAATTGAAAGGGTAAAATTGACATTTATATAATTGGAAATGATGGGGGAGAGGAATTATAAGCACCTGTTCACAAGAAAAGTCAAGTAATATGAAAGATGATGCAAAATATGAatcttattgataaaattaatattacATAAGTACTATATTTCCATGTGTTACAGCTACCAGCCAACTACACACATTGCTTCCCTGACATGATGCATCAGTCGCAGCAGGATAACCGATCACTTCCAAATCAGTCTCTGTCAAACATTCCTGTACAAGCTCAACTTAATCTACAGCCAAATGTGCCAAATTCTATTTCATATTCACAGCCAAGCTCTAATTCACATTCATTTTCACATTCAGATTCACAGTCATTTTCTCGTCCACCACCCAATTCACAATCTTTTTCAAACTTTCACCAAGATACGCAGTCTCATCCTCAACAACTTCATCCGAGCCACCCTAATCACCAGCCTCATCTTAAACCTCAGCAACCTCCACCAACCTCCCAGCCACCCCATCACACAAACATTCCTCAGCAGTCAGACCCTGCACACCAACCCTACACGCAAAACTACCAGTATCTAGAGCAGTATGTTCAGAGAATGAACCTGCATCCTGGATATTCTCagcaacaacagcaacaacacGCAGCTTACAATTCTGTATATACAGCAGACCATGGAAGTTACCCTCCCAGTCAGTCGCACACCTACAGAAATATGCCACAACAGTCAATGGATGTACATGACCCAAACTACTTTAAACAGGCTTCTTCTCAGCGTCCACCTCAGGAATCTATCCAATACCACGATCCACCACCCCCAAAATATTCCCAGCACAATCCACACAGCCGAGTCCAGGGCAGTATGTATGATCCATGTGACAATGGCAGAGATCCACAACATGGGCCACCTAATCCACCCGCCCAGCACCACCACCCGGAGGACTTGTATCAGTCCCCTCCTCACAACGACCATGACACCAGTCACCAGTACTCCTATGTACCTAGTCCTAGTCTGTATTACAACCCACGAGACAATGGGTCAGACATCAGCACCTTCAGTAAAGCCACCCCCAAACAGAGCCTCACATTCAACAATCACTCGACACCCACACCAAAGATCCACAAACCTGTGTTACGATCACCCATCAAACAACCGTCACTTTCTTTCCCCGACCAGCAGGTGGTCGTACCAGATTTTGTAAGTATAATTATTTCTGCGTGACTACTGTTACTTACATCATAACTACCATATTACATATGATTTAATACAAATCTTATAAGCTGGAAAATCGGGATAATATGCTGATCACAGTAATAGGCATGTACCCTGCTGTAATAGTCATAAGAAGGACTGTTAAAAGCGACGTTCTGATCAAAGCTTATGAcaacgagtttcgactgtatatTGGAACTGAAATGAAAACGACTTTCATGGTAATAATAATTGGGAATAATGggaatattaatgaaaattttttaaaaagtttccaTGAACTACTTTCCATGAATTGATAACATATCGAGGAATAGCGAAGTTACAAGCAGTGTACTGATTAGTAATAGCTCTACATTCTTTTCCAGGTATACAATGCTAAATTGAAGCAATGCTTTGATCGAGTATCAGCTTGTGTCAAAGGCTACCTCACACGGCGATTAATGCGAACAGAAAAAGTCCAAGAGATCCTCAAAACAATTAAGGTAAATGTTCACCCAGTAATAAATCTGTGTTTATAAATAAGCTTGTGGAAGTCCAATAGTTATCAtcctgtccatctgtctgtccttCTGTTTGTCTGCCCTCAATTGATTTTCATTGGAGATTAAAGTGAAAACCATCTACTGCCCCTGGGGACAAAGTTTCTGGTGGCAGGGCTCCATTCTGACTAAAATCTGTTTTCTGTTTTATGACCATGTCAATCCCTCCTCTAGATATTAGACACCTTTTTAGCTTAATTCGTCAAGTGAGCTTGATCAGTTAAACGAGCTTCATCAGTGGAGTGATCTTCCATCAATAAAGTGAGCTTCATCAGTCAAGAGAGCTTCATCAGTCAAGTGAGCTAGCTTCATTAGTCAAGAGAGCTTCGTCAGTTGAGTGAGCTTCATTAGTCAAGAGAGCTTCGTCAGTTGAGTGAGCTTCATTAGTCAAGAGAGCTTTCAGTTGAGTGAGCTTCATTAGTCAAGAGAGCTTCGTCAGTCGATTGAGCTTCATCTGTCAGGTGAGCTCCATCAGTGGAGCATTAGACTTGTGATTCAGAGGTTCATATGTTTGATTCTTAGCCGTGAGGTGTATTTATCTAATCATGTGCTCTGTTATATGTAGGATACTAAAGAATTTGCCTGGCAGTTCCAAGCAGAGACACCAATTAAACGAGGAGATTTCTCTCATTCTGACCGACACCTATTGGACAGAATTATTGCTCAGGTAAGTAATATAACTTATTTTCGTAAGTCTGTTTATGTATTTGTaatgtaaaacctgtctatattagATCAttctattgaaaatttaaaaaaaatgtctgtatTGCTGAGTTGTTATTATACACAAGGCAAATGGGCCACTTCTAGGTTATACTGTTTTACTGTAAGACTCATTAAAATAACTTAATAACAAAGATTTGTTTTCTGTGTTGGTAGCTAAAGGCAGCTCTGTTAGACATCCACGAGATTTTCTTTGAGATTCCTGTTTGGGAGAGAATGAGTTTGATTTCCCAGTCCCGTCAGGCTCAGGAGGAAAAACGCCTCAGGGAAAGTGTAAGTGGTATCATGTACAAGAAAATGTATTAACTTGAAATGAAGGAAATTAATGTTCTAATTCTGCCAACTTAGTAGGTCTAATACGTCTCAAAAAGAACACTGCTCAGGTGAAAGCTAgaattatataatcatatgtGTGCACTCTTGTCTTTGCTTTGATCATATACTATTCTTCAGATTTTGATTGAACGAGAAAGAACATTGAAATTCAGCCCTACACAGACcttgtatttacaatgtatatgtgatTCTCTATTGACAGGCTGGGACAAGATCAAGTGTTTCCAGTTCACATCCGAGGATCAGCTCAGCAACACTCAAAGCCATTGAACGAAAACGCAAGCAGTATCCTTTAAACATCTTACTGGGTATTGGAATATAATGCTCCAAAGgttttgttttctataaattataaatatatttatattcaggcttcacatattacagagttacctcccattggtaggtatctattgtgatgtcattaatttgtaagcaaatttttagctcacctggcctaaAGGGCCGGttagcttatgtcatggcgcggctaCCGTCATCCGTCCGTCAGCATTTTCtttaatcgctactagtcagagttctgcatggaatgtaaccaaatttggtcaaaaacatCATTGGAGGAAAAGGGAGCagagtttgtttaaatttttgctctgaaaTAATggtcctgtattcagaacattccttcgcattacaataaccaggtgagcgatacaagccctattggcctcttgtttctcCATAAGATATGATGATACACTCACAaacatgtgacatcacaatcaatacctacacacaaggGTAAATAACTGTAAAATGCAAAAGGAGAATACCAGAAAAGGCACATATTCAATTCCTATTATCACCTTAACCTTTGACCTCAGAGAAGAGGAAGTTGCAGTGTCCACAGACTCAAGGCCACGATCAGCTCCTCCGCCAACTGACAATACGATATCCTCCTCCACTTATAGTGGTGTCCCCTCTCATCCTGGGGCAATGACTCAGGCTCGTATGATATCCCAAAACAATGTCCGACCGAATTCACATATGAATGCCACCAATATGGATCAAAGGTAAATActattttgttacattatttGTACTTTATTAAGCATTGAaagtctttcagttggcattcatagccaatatgaatgccaactggactgaggcaaattccatgaagcgggCTAGCGCTCTTCCCTGAGTGGTTGGAAAAGTTTCCCTCGAATCCAGAATTCTTGCACATGTTTTTCATAATTGAGTTCAATTTATTAACTCCGATCGACTGTGTTCCAAATTTGCATCCTTCCAGTGGTCTTCGATAGAACGGTAATATCATCTAGATCATTGAATAAGTTGGCATCAATTTTCACGAGATCGCTCCATCCCTGATCCGCCATTGTTGACGATTAAGTCTATAACTGAAGTGAATAATATTACAGGTACCTAGTCAGATAGGGTACAAAATGGCGGGGAAATTGTGACAGCGATTACTAGACAGGTTCTTTTATGCTGTGACAGGAAATAGGATAGACAGGAAGTGGCGGGAACATTATCACAGTGATTGCTTCTATAGCTCTGCCCCTCGGCATGTGGAGTCAAAACCTCGGCTGTCATTGGATAAAACAGATACATAATTGGCACTCGTGACGTATCGGATATATCACACTCGTCCTGAGGACTCGTGTGATATATCCGATACAACACTCGTGCCCATTATGTATCTATTACTTACAGGTTGTCACTGATGTTACATAGAAATTTATTGGTCTTGATTTATAAAGAACAAggatatttttaattgatttttagctcacctggcccgaagggccggtgagcttatgtcatggcgcggcgtccgtcgtccgtcgtccgtcgtccgtccgtccgtccgtcaacatttcctataaatcgctacttgtcctagagttctgcatggattgtaaccaaatttggccacaaacatccttgggggagggggaacagaacttgtataaattttggctctgaccccccaggggcaggagggacggggcccaataggggaaataaaggtaaatcctttaaatcgctacttgtcctagagtttggcatggattgtaaccaaaatcagccacatacatccttgggggaaggggaacagaacttgtataaaattttggctctgatcccccaggggcaggaggggcggggcccaataggggaaatagaggtaaatcctttaaatcgctactagtcatagagttctgcatggattggaaccaaatttggccacaaacatcctttggggagggggaacagaacttgtataaattttggctctgaccccccaggggcaggaggggcggggcccaataggggaaatagaggtaaatcctttaaatcgctacttgtcctagagtttggcatggattgtaaccaaaatcagccacaaacatccttgggggaaggggaacagaacttgtataaattttggctctgatcccccaggggcaggaggggcggggcccaataggggaaatagaggtaaatcctttaaatcgctactagtcatagagttctgcatggattggaaccaaatttggccacaaacatccttgggggagggggaacagaacttgtataaattttggctctggccccccgggggcaggaggggcggggcccaataggggaaatagaggtaaatcctttaaatcgctacttgtcatagagttctgaatgaaatgtaaccaaatttggccacaaacatccttgggggaaggggaacagaacttgtataaattttggctctgatcccccaggggcaggaggggcggggcccaataggggaaatagaggtaaatcctttaaatcgctactagtcatagagtcctGCATGGAttagaaccaaatttggccacaaacatccttgggggaaggggaacagaacttgtataaattttggctctggccccccgggggcaggaggggcggggcccaataggggaaatagaggtaaatcctttaaatcgctacttgtcatagagttctgaatggaatgtaaccaaatttggccacaaacatccttgggggaaggggaacagaacttgtataaattttggctctgatcccccgggggcaggaggggcggggcccaataggggaaatagaggtaaatcctttaaatcgcttcttgtcctagagtttggcatggaatgtaaccaaaatcagacACAAAcacctttggggaaggggaacagtacttgtataaattttggctctgatcaccctggggcaggaggggcggggcccaataggggaaatagaggtaaatcctttaaatcgctactagtcatagagttgtgaatggaatgtaccaaaatttggccacaaacatccttgggggaaggggaacagaacttgtataaattttggctctggccccccaggggctggaggggcggagcctaataggggaaatagaggtaaatcctttaaatcgctactagtcacagagttccgcatggaatgtaaccaaatttggccagaaatatccttgggagaatgagaactgagtttgtataaattttggctctggtcccggggggcaggaggggcggggcccaataggggaaatagaggtaaattctttaaatcgctactagtcatagagttctgtatggactgtaaccaaatttggccacaaacatccttggaggaaggggaacagaacttgtataaattttggctctgaccccctgggggcaggaggggtggggcctaataggggatttagaggttaatattaaaattccttc from Argopecten irradians isolate NY chromosome 5, Ai_NY, whole genome shotgun sequence includes:
- the LOC138322877 gene encoding serine-rich adhesin for platelets-like isoform X2 — protein: MTYSYTKMDQENHQYSQDVKLEDLLPCMMADLLEYFEERARVLDSMAPTIQTSAAMCNPNFISCITFNGIPILPPVLTARRREEMQEYKRQAMRHDYQRKTRQREQMNMRLNSLVKDVEKSYSLKSRVSLPRTVGLSKLLEKKASRWTDLKQTEEQEVPTRDITPKTQLGKKSTSANLDNNPTKQKVERSSRPVEVKSRINSTARRRHRSGSQGSDDEVKSEMTVLKKTHTSRRRTNSEGEKDNPKSEPIKTKQKHRIPIPDKKPKTSGVAPKAKVSTTRGNSIESLRRSSSLSSLPNLAKIQGVNAIAIPKPPSSQMTEQQQIRQLSLRHYSSSQPDLRTLSAENISFSPPTKRSHSKDDISNLDSVSSVSISRDHSMSNPDLHRSSSTSDIQKDTVGKISDRDPIQTSGKNQEQRKVSSEIVDSKKQNISAKTKVNTDSELVKQVQVSKKQTQNSLLTRSRNTRTSANSETSESGTASSDFPSLEGCNSLPHEIDGLRFTSVRQQHIGHTLDKLSKVLNMEETLSTLNSTSSNEIQENIARLRQSAQSSQVAASTQSSVQSQSFERTGGRRSNASPQSAIPNTAETPSPKTSDSTAPASTPSSAEQSFGSNTSGSSNTSQSNVGATSASMMSSSSSVTGSQSGGAPSRRMSPKGLKNTVHFAPLVTEISTSASQSLEDKISVRKLDITPTNSIQFDSGGQGGRTGQTGQDRKGSAKNQTSDSGTVPPTVHVTIPSSESMLSKVALSPETDSPQTPVDCLANNMPFETYGQHMDGDVNTSDKENTRPQGRLEISDRYTTGGTRAPVDQLLVKSQNSDDGSQTSTLKGSQDLLGERTSTRQETDFQAQQGRPPNVNPAQQSSAMNINPRIAAQSQPKLMGRSVADSLQSTQESSRPTIRGNMPINISGKVSHVSQKVYDLQQNTQKDLVKPVPYQQAPPILTHPVAHQHSCSQSQAPNPKTSDRASNGGLQRKLNMDAGTNFIPPKSTTGDSDGEREAKAEHIQKYLNHVQRHSLESDGDSTDASKPSNVKKSSPNSPFDIRSTIQSFTSSLQSLSQTDEEELLRIQAEHFDKLRRHLIEQQKQQLEELFVHQRREQMVLQTDIEKYQNQLQEQEDFLAKNSSSFNSSQQLPANYTHCFPDMMHQSQQDNRSLPNQSLSNIPVQAQLNLQPNVPNSISYSQPSSNSHSFSHSDSQSFSRPPPNSQSFSNFHQDTQSHPQQLHPSHPNHQPHLKPQQPPPTSQPPHHTNIPQQSDPAHQPYTQNYQYLEQYVQRMNLHPGYSQQQQQQHAAYNSVYTADHGSYPPSQSHTYRNMPQQSMDVHDPNYFKQASSQRPPQESIQYHDPPPPKYSQHNPHSRVQGSMYDPCDNGRDPQHGPPNPPAQHHHPEDLYQSPPHNDHDTSHQYSYVPSPSLYYNPRDNGSDISTFSKATPKQSLTFNNHSTPTPKIHKPVLRSPIKQPSLSFPDQQVVVPDFVYNAKLKQCFDRVSACVKGYLTRRLMRTEKVQEILKTIKDTKEFAWQFQAETPIKRGDFSHSDRHLLDRIIAQLKAALLDIHEIFFEIPVWERMSLISQSRQAQEEKRLRESAGTRSSVSSSHPRISSATLKAIERKRKQEEEVAVSTDSRPRSAPPPTDNTISSSTYSGVPSHPGAMTQARMISQNNVRPNSHMNATNMDQRALRPLPGQGQGSQTQGQPSRITTRPKERTKTTANQTSGQTAPHPYLIAKSKKSNITGVKDKPSNKTTTKSSGTSSTSTTTAAKNKSAGSKVKPKITDKASKAWRG